From Pseudobdellovibrio exovorus JSS, a single genomic window includes:
- the fliN gene encoding flagellar motor switch protein FliN — translation MSNDPMDKMAEQSGSMQEEASRNATSSSMKDRNLNLILDIPLKVTVELGRTKMPVSELLNLTQGSVIELAKLAGEPMEVLVNDKLIARGEAVVVNEKFGVRLTDIISPSERIEQLK, via the coding sequence ATGTCAAACGATCCAATGGATAAAATGGCGGAACAGTCAGGCAGCATGCAAGAAGAAGCAAGTCGTAATGCCACTTCATCTTCAATGAAAGACAGAAATTTAAATCTAATTCTGGATATTCCTTTGAAGGTCACAGTTGAACTTGGTCGCACAAAGATGCCAGTAAGCGAATTACTGAACTTAACTCAGGGATCAGTTATCGAGTTGGCGAAATTAGCCGGTGAACCGATGGAGGTTCTAGTTAATGACAAACTTATCGCTCGCGGTGAGGCGGTTGTTGTTAATGAAAAATTCGGTGTGCGTCTGACAGATATTATCTCTCCATCAGAAAGAATCGAGCAGTTAAAATGA
- the fliO gene encoding flagellar biosynthetic protein FliO: MMKKFLVFSLICAFLTPALAEDVAAVAAAPAAVVESAAAPKVNTESTAKLSEDQIPLNIADGKKAAESGSATSKALASGVIIAVLLAVTYYYVRRYKFSNTVHQSNMQIKVLTQHYLGPKKSLAIVRVAGESILIGVTDTNISMLKSLSLLDDEIPAEVPESFQASLTQTGGMEAAAEGKRANVSRAAAPEANRAPADMMDELDEEFSFAGVTDTVSKKIKSMRRFS; encoded by the coding sequence ATGATGAAAAAGTTTTTGGTTTTCAGTTTGATTTGCGCATTTTTGACTCCGGCGTTGGCTGAGGATGTGGCGGCAGTCGCTGCTGCTCCAGCAGCGGTTGTTGAATCTGCAGCAGCGCCAAAGGTTAACACGGAAAGTACGGCAAAATTATCTGAGGATCAGATTCCGTTAAATATCGCTGATGGAAAAAAAGCAGCAGAGTCTGGATCAGCGACCTCTAAAGCGCTAGCTTCAGGTGTGATTATCGCTGTTTTATTAGCAGTGACGTATTACTATGTTCGTCGTTACAAATTTTCGAACACAGTTCATCAGTCGAACATGCAAATTAAAGTATTAACACAGCACTATTTGGGACCGAAAAAAAGCCTAGCTATCGTGCGTGTTGCTGGTGAATCTATTTTGATTGGTGTGACGGATACGAATATTTCAATGTTAAAGTCATTGTCTTTATTAGATGATGAAATCCCAGCAGAAGTTCCAGAAAGCTTTCAAGCTTCATTGACTCAAACAGGTGGAATGGAAGCGGCGGCTGAAGGAAAAAGAGCCAACGTTTCTAGAGCAGCAGCCCCAGAGGCGAATCGTGCGCCAGCGGACATGATGGACGAGTTAGACGAAGAATTTTCGTTTGCTGGAGTTACCGATACAGTTAGCAAAAAAATTAAATCAATGCGGAGATTTTCGTGA
- the fliP gene encoding flagellar type III secretion system pore protein FliP (The bacterial flagellar biogenesis protein FliP forms a type III secretion system (T3SS)-type pore required for flagellar assembly.), giving the protein MRLAKLLLPVAILLMGSWAFAQVTLPTLNMGFQTTKNPTEVVNAIKMVMVLTVLTLAPAIMIMMTGFTRILIVLSFLRQAMGVQQLPPNQLLVGLSLFLTFFVMAPAFNEINQKAVQPYLTNSISQDQAMENALVPLRRFMFSQTRDQDLALFVKLGQIEQPKTRADVPTVVLVPAFIVSELKTAFMIGFIIFLPFLIIDILAASVLMAMGMMMVPPIVISLPFKIMLFVLVDGWTLLIGSMMKSFG; this is encoded by the coding sequence GTGAGATTGGCTAAACTTCTATTGCCGGTTGCAATTTTATTGATGGGGTCATGGGCTTTTGCTCAAGTGACTTTACCGACTTTAAATATGGGCTTCCAGACAACTAAAAATCCAACTGAGGTGGTTAACGCCATCAAGATGGTAATGGTTCTAACAGTTCTGACTTTAGCGCCGGCGATTATGATCATGATGACGGGTTTTACTCGTATCTTGATCGTTTTGTCTTTCTTAAGACAAGCAATGGGTGTGCAACAGTTGCCACCTAATCAACTCTTAGTTGGTTTATCTTTGTTCTTAACTTTCTTTGTAATGGCTCCTGCATTTAATGAAATTAACCAAAAAGCGGTGCAGCCGTATCTAACTAATTCGATTTCGCAAGATCAGGCGATGGAAAACGCTTTGGTACCATTGCGCCGATTTATGTTTTCTCAGACACGTGACCAAGACTTGGCACTTTTCGTAAAATTAGGACAAATTGAACAGCCTAAAACTCGCGCAGATGTGCCAACAGTGGTTTTGGTTCCTGCTTTTATCGTATCTGAGCTCAAAACAGCATTTATGATAGGTTTTATTATTTTTCTTCCATTTTTAATAATCGATATCCTCGCGGCCAGTGTCTTAATGGCCATGGGGATGATGATGGTTCCTCCGATTGTCATTTCTTTGCCGTTTAAAATTATGCTTTTTGTTCTAGTTGATGGCTGGACGCTATTAATTGGTTCCATGATGAAGAGCTTCGGCTGA
- the fliQ gene encoding flagellar biosynthesis protein FliQ, giving the protein MSEDIVITLGQDALRTLALLSAPLLLSTLIIGLIISIFQALTQINENTLTFVPKMIVVAIVLILVGPWMLQTMSSYTTNLFESIATIVRG; this is encoded by the coding sequence ATGAGTGAAGATATTGTCATCACTTTAGGACAAGATGCGCTGAGAACATTAGCTTTGTTATCAGCGCCTTTGCTGTTGAGCACACTGATCATCGGTTTGATCATCAGTATTTTTCAAGCGTTGACTCAGATCAACGAAAACACATTAACTTTCGTGCCAAAAATGATTGTGGTGGCGATTGTTTTGATTTTAGTAGGACCGTGGATGCTACAAACGATGAGTTCGTATACGACGAATCTTTTCGAAAGCATTGCAACGATAGTAAGAGGGTAA
- the fliR gene encoding flagellar biosynthetic protein FliR, translated as MFNISQLNEVQVLMFALILLRMSAFVVSAAIFSSQSIAAPVKILFSLVFAVVVFPPVATNEALVRLHGLQDQLILLAAREVAIGLILGFVTRLFFFAISMAGEMVSISMGLGQAQIFNPMMGSMGNAMEQFYTVIATLVFLALNGHHLMIQGLVESFNTSPVAQMTFQVGAFAEVVMRVQNFFIIGIKIAAPLMISMMVVQFGVALLSRVVPQINVIMTLAPVTAMMGFIILFISLPLLVMQMSGLMDFSMSEFFKFLKTI; from the coding sequence GTGTTTAATATCTCTCAACTGAATGAAGTTCAGGTTTTGATGTTTGCGTTGATTCTTTTAAGAATGTCAGCCTTCGTCGTATCTGCTGCTATCTTCAGTTCGCAGTCTATAGCGGCGCCAGTGAAGATTTTGTTTTCACTGGTTTTTGCTGTGGTTGTGTTTCCTCCGGTGGCGACGAATGAAGCACTGGTGCGCTTACATGGACTGCAAGACCAATTGATCCTATTAGCTGCACGTGAAGTGGCGATTGGTTTGATTCTAGGGTTTGTAACAAGACTTTTCTTCTTTGCCATTTCAATGGCGGGTGAAATGGTTTCGATTTCAATGGGTTTAGGACAGGCACAAATCTTCAATCCGATGATGGGTTCCATGGGAAATGCGATGGAGCAATTCTATACAGTGATTGCAACATTAGTATTCTTAGCTTTGAACGGACATCATTTGATGATTCAAGGTCTAGTGGAAAGCTTTAACACATCGCCAGTGGCGCAAATGACTTTTCAAGTGGGAGCGTTTGCCGAGGTGGTGATGAGAGTTCAAAACTTCTTTATTATTGGCATTAAAATAGCAGCACCATTGATGATTTCCATGATGGTAGTCCAGTTCGGTGTGGCGCTATTAAGCCGTGTGGTGCCACAGATCAATGTGATTATGACATTGGCGCCAGTGACGGCAATGATGGGGTTCATTATTCTGTTCATCAGCTTACC